Proteins encoded by one window of Miscanthus floridulus cultivar M001 unplaced genomic scaffold, ASM1932011v1 os_1299_1, whole genome shotgun sequence:
- the LOC136533906 gene encoding probable indole-3-pyruvate monooxygenase YUCCA5 translates to MGLLPTDRMNSLSSPRCVWVNGPIIVGAGPSGLAVAACLREQGVPYVILERADCIASLWQKRTYDRLKLHLPKQFCELPRMPFPNHYPEYPTRRQFIDYLEDYAAKFEIKPEFSSTVLSARYDETSGLWRIVTSAPNNGGDMEYIGRWLVVATGENAETVVPDIPGLDGFDGKVTHVSDYKSGEAYAGKRVLVVGCGNSGMEVSLDLSDHGARPAMVVRDAVHVLPREVLGKSTFELAVLLMRWLPLWIVDKIMVLLAWLVLGNLAKLGHRRPAAGPLELKEKYGRTPVLDYGALARIRAGDIAIVPAVTRFGKGGQVELADGRTLNFDAVILATGYRSNVPQWLQGNDFFNKDGYPKTAFPHGWKGQSGLYAVGFTRRGLSGASADAMRIAKDLGNVWREETKPTKRAGACHRRCISVVF, encoded by the exons ATGGGTCTCCTTCCTACCGACCGCATGAACAGCCTCTCCTCCCCGCGCTGCGTGTGGGTGAACGGCCCCATCATCGTGGGCGCCGGTCCCTCGGGGCTCGCCGTGGCGGCGTGCCTGCGTGAGCAGGGCGTCCCCTACGTCATCCTGGAGCGAGCCGACTGCATCGCTTCTCTCTGGCAGAAGCGCACCTACGACcgcctcaagctgcacctgcccAAGCAGTTCTGCGAGCTGCCGCGGATGCCGTTCCCGAACCACTACCCGGAGTACCCCACCCGCCGCCAGTTCATCGACTACCTCGAGGACTACGCGGCCAAGTTCGAGATCAAGCCCGAGTTTAGCAGCACCGTGCTGTCCGCGCGCTACGACGAGACGTCCGGACTCTGGCGCATCGTCACCTCCGCGCCCAACAACGGCGGCGACATGGAGTACATCGGCCGCTGGCTCGTCGTCGCCACGGGCGAGAACGCCGAGACCGTCGTCCCGGACATCCCGGGGCTCGACGGATTCGACGGCAAGGTCACCCACGTCAGCGACTACAAGTCCGGCGAGGCGTACGCCGGCAAGCGCGTGCTCGTCGTGGGGTGCGGGAACTCGGGCATGGAGGTGTCGCTtgacctctccgaccacggcGCCCGCCCGGCTATGGTCGTGCGCGACGCCGTGCACGTCCTCCCCCGCGAGGTGCTCGGCAAGTCCACCTTCGAGCTCGCCGTGCTCCTCATGCGCTGGCTCCCGCTCTGGATCGTCGACAAGATCATGGTGCTCCTCGCCTGGCTCGTCCTCGGCAACCTCGCTAAGCTCGGCCACcgccgccccgccgccggccCGCTCGAGCTCAAGGAGAAGTATGGCCGCACCCCCGTGCTCGACTACGGCGCGCTCGCCCGCATCCGTGCCGGTGACATCGCCATCGTCCCTGCCGTCACACGTTTCGGCAAGGGCGGCCAGGTTGAGCTTGCCGACGGCCGCACGCTCAACTTCGACGCCGTCATCCTCGCCACAGGATACCGCAGCAACGTGCCACAGTGGCTCCAG GGCAACGATTTCTTCAACAAGGACGGATACCCAAAGACCGCCTTCCCCCACGGATGGAAGGGTCAGTCAGGGCTCTACGCTGTCGGTTTCACCCGGCGTGGTCTCTCCGGCGCCTCCGCCGATGCCATGCGCATTGCCAAGGACCTTGGCAACGTTTGGAGGGAGGAGACCAAGCCGACGAAGAGGGCCGGCGCCTGCCACAGGCGCTGCATCTCCGTCGTCTTCTAA